The nucleotide sequence TTGGTACTTGTCCTTTACCCTTTGAATCCCTTGTTAGTTGTTTTTAGCGTGCTTACCTTTCGTAGGAGATAAGGAAGACGCCGTCCCGCAAGTCCCACTTCCTCCGGTCGAAATATGCCCGGGTGGCCGAGCTCGAGCATCGGGCGGAGTCCGCCTGCCGCGAGTCCCGGGACCAGGCGGCCGAGGCAGCCGCGGcgcgggcggaggggcagcgGGCGGAGGAGTGGGCGACTgtggccgagcaagggctcgaggcggcaagGGCCCGTCAGGCGGAGATTGAGGCAGAGTTGCGGgcatccctggcgaacaccgaGGTGGCACTTCGGGAGGCTTTAGCAGCCCTTGATCCAGAGCGCGCTACCCTAGAGTCGGCGGagaaggccctggaggtggagcggaaggcccggtcggaggcggaTCGAGAGGTGCTCGCGCTCCGGGGCCGGGTGATGGAGACGGAGGATACAAGCGCCCGGCTGCGTGAGCAGGTGACCTAGCTACGCGAGCAGGTGGCTCGGAAGgcggaggatctctccacccttgaggcttcTCACGTCGATAcgtacctttttgttttcttgTTGCGTTGGTTTTTTCCttagcctgtttctgagctcgtTGCTCTTCTCGTAGAGCTGGGAGGAAAAGTGAAGGTgctggagcgggacctggagacgaCCAAGGCG is from Miscanthus floridulus cultivar M001 chromosome 7, ASM1932011v1, whole genome shotgun sequence and encodes:
- the LOC136466284 gene encoding uncharacterized protein; amino-acid sequence: MQLTVEEIRKTPSRKSHFLRSKYARVAELEHRAESACRESRDQAAEAAAARAEGQRAEEWATVAEQGLEAARARQAEIEAELRASLANTEVALREALAALDPERATLESAEKALEVERKARSEADREVLALRGRVMETEDTSARLREQPVSELVALLVELGGKVKVLERDLETTKAMLG